One genomic window of Micrococcus flavus includes the following:
- a CDS encoding dynamin family protein, which yields MESTDPYTAPAEPVTGIGVDTAVRRVRAHLDAVELPFATPTAEADRAERERTRHQIDDYVLPRLDSLDAPLLAVVGGSTGAGKSTLVNALVGHEVSRSSALRPTTRQPLLLHHPDDAHWFTGPRVLPDLARVTVHRTEAAGPVEPDSGAMDTVALVAEPFLPAGIAIVDAPDIDSVADANRALSRQLLEAADLWIFTTTAHRYADAVPWELLDQAAARDITVAVVLGRVPDGAEKDIEPDLRRMLTAHGLPDARIHVIPETRFDERGLLPDEHVAGLRTWLTALGEDAQARGAVARRTVDGVLAQLAGRVEQIAEAERAQQETAARLAAIVADATEHAAETVHRSTSDGTLLRGEVLARWQDFVGTGEFFRGLETAIGRVRDRVGALVRGRPAPPEEVEDALETGLHAVLVESAASAAEQIERRWRAEPAGRVLVTGRDLGSLPADTSDRAAALVRDWQSDVLALIQEEGEGRRTRARLAAFGVNGAAVALMVISFASTGGLIGLEVGIAGGTAVVGQKLLESIFGEDAVRRMARSASELLDERVRALLEDVLGGRFLPLLSLERGPEETAALRGLVPVLRHGVDAGLDGPVEPTRTQEPAAPAADRPADRTEDEEQTR from the coding sequence GTGGAATCCACCGACCCGTACACCGCACCGGCCGAGCCCGTCACGGGCATCGGCGTCGACACCGCTGTGCGCCGCGTGCGCGCGCACCTGGACGCCGTCGAGCTGCCCTTCGCCACCCCCACCGCCGAGGCGGACCGGGCCGAGCGCGAGCGCACCCGGCACCAGATCGACGACTACGTCCTGCCCCGCCTGGACTCCCTCGACGCTCCGCTGCTCGCGGTGGTCGGCGGATCCACCGGCGCCGGCAAGTCCACGCTGGTGAACGCCCTCGTGGGGCACGAGGTGTCCCGCTCCTCCGCCCTGCGCCCCACCACGCGCCAGCCGCTGCTGCTGCACCACCCCGATGACGCCCACTGGTTCACCGGCCCGCGCGTGCTCCCGGACCTCGCCCGCGTCACGGTGCACCGCACCGAGGCCGCCGGCCCCGTGGAGCCGGACTCCGGCGCCATGGACACCGTGGCGCTGGTGGCCGAGCCGTTCCTGCCCGCCGGCATCGCGATCGTGGACGCCCCGGACATCGACTCCGTGGCGGACGCCAACCGCGCCCTGTCCCGCCAGCTGCTGGAGGCTGCGGACCTGTGGATCTTCACCACCACCGCCCACCGCTATGCGGACGCCGTGCCGTGGGAGCTGCTGGACCAGGCCGCCGCCCGCGACATCACCGTGGCCGTGGTCCTCGGCCGCGTCCCGGACGGCGCCGAGAAGGACATCGAGCCGGACCTGCGCCGCATGCTCACCGCCCACGGGCTGCCGGACGCCCGCATCCACGTGATCCCGGAGACCCGGTTCGACGAGCGCGGCCTGCTCCCCGACGAGCACGTGGCCGGCCTGCGCACGTGGCTCACGGCCCTGGGCGAGGACGCCCAGGCGCGCGGCGCCGTCGCCCGCCGCACCGTGGACGGCGTGCTGGCCCAGCTGGCCGGGCGCGTGGAGCAGATCGCCGAGGCCGAGCGCGCCCAACAGGAGACCGCCGCCCGCCTGGCCGCGATCGTGGCGGACGCCACCGAGCACGCCGCGGAGACGGTGCACCGGTCCACCTCGGACGGCACCCTGCTGCGCGGCGAGGTCCTGGCCCGCTGGCAGGACTTCGTGGGCACGGGGGAGTTCTTCCGCGGCCTGGAGACCGCGATCGGCCGGGTGCGCGACCGGGTGGGCGCCCTCGTGCGCGGCCGGCCGGCCCCGCCCGAGGAGGTCGAGGACGCCCTCGAGACCGGTCTGCACGCCGTGCTCGTGGAGTCCGCCGCGTCCGCCGCGGAGCAGATCGAGCGCCGCTGGCGCGCCGAGCCCGCCGGCCGGGTGCTCGTCACCGGGCGTGACCTGGGCTCCCTGCCCGCCGACACCTCGGACCGCGCCGCCGCCCTCGTGCGGGACTGGCAGTCGGACGTGCTCGCCCTGATCCAGGAGGAGGGCGAGGGCCGCCGCACGCGGGCCCGCCTCGCCGCGTTCGGCGTCAACGGCGCGGCGGTGGCCCTCATGGTGATCTCCTTCGCCTCCACCGGCGGGCTCATCGGGCTCGAGGTCGGGATCGCCGGCGGCACCGCCGTCGTCGGGCAGAAGCTCCTCGAGTCGATCTTCGGCGAGGACGCGGTGCGCCGCATGGCCCGCAGCGCGAGCGAGCTGCTCGACGAGCGGGTGCGCGCCCTGCTCGAGGACGTCCTCGGCGGCCGCTTCCTGCCCCTGCTGTCCCTCGAGCGCGGGCCCGAGGAGACCGCCGCCCTGCGCGGCCTCGTGCCCGTCCTGCGCCACGGCGTCGACGCCGGCCTGGACGGCCCGGTCGAGCCGACCCGGACCCAGGAGCCCGCGGCCCCGGCCGCCGACCGCCCCGCCGACCGCACCGAGGACGAGGAGCAGACCCGATGA
- a CDS encoding HAD family hydrolase, whose product MIESVDGAPSHAPVEGVLFDLDDTLLDLRAAQLPAFAETVRAQWPQAPEEGSAAFRDAAEHFAADLGGHYPRYLAGELDFPGQRLARARDALALLGAPAGRTEPDAALWTDGYEERVRSHWRVFDDVVAALAGLRAAGVGVGIVTNNVEAYQRDKADAIGLADVAVLVGSDTAGAPKPDPAPFLEGCRRLGLAPERVACVGDSLESDVRGAQAAGLVPVWLRRTAHGQTPGAGDAAVRGPAWDASERTWWIDGLGALAAWFPAAGTDLASAGDAV is encoded by the coding sequence ATGATCGAGTCCGTGGACGGCGCCCCCTCCCACGCCCCGGTGGAGGGGGTGCTGTTCGACCTCGACGACACCCTCCTGGATCTGCGCGCAGCGCAGCTGCCCGCGTTCGCTGAGACCGTGCGGGCCCAGTGGCCGCAGGCGCCCGAGGAGGGGTCCGCCGCGTTCCGCGACGCGGCCGAGCACTTCGCCGCGGACCTCGGCGGCCACTATCCGCGCTACCTGGCCGGGGAGCTGGACTTCCCGGGTCAGCGCCTGGCCCGCGCCCGGGACGCCCTGGCCCTGCTCGGAGCTCCGGCGGGCCGCACCGAACCGGACGCCGCCCTCTGGACGGACGGGTACGAGGAACGGGTGCGGTCGCACTGGCGCGTGTTCGACGACGTCGTCGCCGCCCTGGCGGGGCTGCGGGCGGCCGGCGTCGGCGTCGGGATCGTGACCAACAACGTGGAGGCGTACCAGCGCGACAAGGCGGACGCGATCGGCCTGGCCGATGTGGCCGTGCTGGTGGGTTCGGACACCGCGGGTGCTCCGAAGCCGGACCCGGCGCCGTTCCTGGAGGGGTGCCGGCGGCTCGGCCTGGCCCCGGAGCGGGTGGCGTGCGTGGGCGACAGCCTCGAGAGCGACGTGCGCGGCGCGCAGGCGGCCGGGCTCGTGCCCGTGTGGCTGCGTCGGACGGCACACGGGCAGACCCCCGGGGCCGGGGACGCGGCGGTGCGGGGGCCGGCGTGGGACGCGTCGGAGCGGACCTGGTGGATCGACGGTCTGGGCGCGCTGGCGGCCTGGTTCCCGGCCGCGGGGACGGATTTGGCGTCTGCCGGGGACGCCGTGTAG